One Tenebrio molitor chromosome 2, icTenMoli1.1, whole genome shotgun sequence genomic region harbors:
- the Dab gene encoding protein disabled isoform X3, with protein MNDKCNIYDKNETTRFLGDGVSFKAKLIGILEVSEARGDRMCQEALSDLKMAIRAAGEHKQRITINIAIDGLRLRDEKTGDSLYHHPVHKISFIAQDMTDSRAFGYIFGSPDTGHRFFGIKTDKAASQVVIAMRDLFQVVFALKKKEIELAKQHLDKNRFTSSPLFSDPSVSTTKLQAVLQETSKNVTNDSKTSQSSEIKSGGTAVADLVDLELELSSLQQGLNQMERITPSDPFGSKDDPFGDSFTSYTKPILPPPPPSGRDRSNRTSESSNVFSPRTPHTVSSLDASCADPSLISSRETKNKKEVFAPDLSSSRQESNSNDWFNQSTTKNIFEEPTLVPEPTKDEKHEMTKQEILSQFDVFTELDPLGTGRSKPYIDKKHFFQELKNPPKKALNDLVSQAQQQEQSLLNRNLMQKIPKTNAQSNDFGTDPFGEDPFVTEDPFAETDFCKQDPFETEFASFKVKPFDMKSQAENLQIYQSNVTKSPKGSVIEKQLSLITSTTSPRTIPFTKQNTFDVQFDKFDSRRENKLLQLHENPSLDISSESECAPEPPPRPESTLLQIKPPPLPPKKLGNDLSVKPPPRPPHVEDSHYDYMDDYETAPNSLEFIKSMDKSPPIPVPVRKSKFESDFGAAPDRPKKQFNVQSSEEDYLTPISFAEQKNVRGTAPVLLPPPQRSVKKQNMAQVTVASYLETKPNLTTSTATDNLSCSLEGLDITLSQLTLSGLNELATKLNIPTNQLSNMTLVQLTNYLSNFIKSKTCNDTSSNIYVEANSNNEIPTFNADFAANFNNLNSNTAVSKSESYDRYAVFRELMNEEIKQTKIDTEPEELKEEKENPPSSVDSNINNIYTTIDNTERTDKYAALREIVESELKLGESELKDANKNENEQNILNEEANEDHDETSIINIENKLIDEKREKPASPTYNLIEYSAPVESKDAKATNQIKSPKSPVNKVTKSPVPIAITEIMQNNARLNSGSLSDVVSGSSPEVDNTGSNSEMGKKIEDAAAESVKEKQAVQSEEGVSPWSSDSKEFGNGSPPEWRRGDSGSGGDQWTKRRIRREQEGWWDTSAEPEMQYYPANRRSTDSYEEEYYECYEKPRRRKQTGYVHGGKGTGGHSSSSRDVSPWEEEPRRRDAREQRTGWMKHARQHSFEKHRDRRHTDSWDEEDDYEYEDEHVSRFHRSDRQKWELERERYNLGNREHDVDRWEDEWGDERRHRRRWDGERDRWCCPDWDQSEHDKPPNRYAIGRWPNMDGPPGMWRDRKHDERYYSRESQESPWEDDYSNEAEEIPSPHYLTAKRNWKRPSSASEMDRKTGEIKSRHYLPTGGSDGERDRRYKPGRRSRSRDSQYSELAHRHKTDTGTTLRGLHRSKQYSKQFENDFADAPSKKQVDNTKLDHSNKKSATLATRKKTKDSPKGEVNIVNTFPRKASRAKSLFENDFVPSEDSPVGVRVEGKFNFENEFETSEAESPTIVSKTIKGLRQQSMFEKAQMDGESRKDDCRQRSLKELKLSPRLQSKSKSLFEDDFSLSGKTESLPEDSSISSIKEEADPNEKESTFNANNFENATNSRKKKINKHRLSNSVHSDINIKKSESVNIFARESDPFDDDFFSENVSSNQEVELPARSSSKTTDLKWTDDFEDFDNEEKK; from the exons ATGAATGACAAATGTAATATATACG ACAAAAATGAGACCACACGATTCTTGGGAGACGGAGTGAGTTTTAAGGCCAAGTTGATAGGAATTCTAGAAGTGTCCGAAGCAAGAGGTGATCGCATGTGCCAAGAAGCTCTCTCCGATTTAAAGATGGCAATTAGAGCTGCCGGAGAACATAAACAGAGAATAACAATTAATATTGCCATTGACGGTTTACGTTTAAGAGATGAGAAAACAGGC GATTCTCTGTATCACCATCCTGTACACAAAATATCTTTCATTGCTCAGGACATGACAGATTCAAGAGCTTTTGGTTATATATTCGGTTCTCCAGACACGGGCCAcagattttttggaattaaaacTGACAAAGCTGCTAGTCAA GTTGTTATCGCGATGAGAGATTTATTTCAAGTGGTGTTTGCTTTAAAGAAGAAGGAAATTGAGCTGGCCAAACAACATTTAGATAAAAATCGATTTACCAGTTCGCCATTATTTTCAGATCCATCAGTTTCCACTACAAAA TTGCAGGCTGTTTTGCAAGAAACTTcgaaaaatgtaacaaatgaCAGTAAAACTAGTCAGAGTTCCGAGATCAAATCGGGCGGTACTGCTGTGGCTGATTTGGTAGACCTCGAGTTAGAATTGAGTAGCTTGCAGCAAGGCCTTAATCAAATGGAAAGGATAACACCTTCCGATCCTTTTGGTTCTAAAGACGATCCTTTTGGCGACAGCTTTACTAGTTACACT AAACCGATTTTGCCACCTCCACCACCTTCAGGAAGAGACAGGTCAAACAGAACCTCAGAAAGTAGTAACGTTTTTAGTCCAAGAACCCCTCATACTGTGAGCAGTTTAGATGCAAGTTGTGCTGATCCCAGCCTGATCAGTTCGagagaaacaaaaaataaaaaggaggTTTTTGCCCCTGATCTCAGTAGTTCTCGCCAAGAATCAAACAGCAACGATTGGTTTAACCAGTCCAccacaaaaaacattttcgaaGAACCGACCTTAGTGCCTGAACCTACCAAAGATGAGAAGCATGAAATGACCAAACAAGAAATCTTATctcaatttgacgtttttacTGAATTAGATCCGCTCG GTACTGGTAGAAGTAAGCCATATATTGATAAGAAACATTTCTttcaagaattaaaaaatccaCCAAAAAAAGCACTCAATGATTTGGTGTCACAAGCTCAGCAACAGGAACAGAGTCTATTGAACAGGAATCTTATGCAAAAGATACCCAAAACGAACGCCCAATCGAACGATTTTGGTACCGATCCCTTCGGCGAAGATCCTTTCGTCACAGAAGACCCATTTGCAGAAACAGATTTCTGCAAGCAAGATCCCTTTGAAACGGAGTTTGCCAGTTTTAAAGTCAAACCTTTCGATATGAAAAGTCAAGccgaaaatttacaaatctatCAGTCCAACGTTACTAAATCGCCAAAAGGTTCCGTGATCGAGAAACAGTTGTCATTGATCACCAGTACCACGTCTCCCAGAACTATTCCTTTTACCAAACAAAATACGTTTGACGTGCAATTTGATaagttcgattccagaagagaaaataaattgttgcAACTTCACGAAAATCCCAGTTTAGACATATCGTCTGAATCGGAGTGCGCTCCAGAACCGCCCCCTAGACCTGAATCTACACTGCTACAAATAAAACCGCCACCTCTGCCCCCAAAGAAACTGGGAAACGATTTGTCTGTAAAGCCCCCTCCGAGACCACCCCACGTGGAAGATTCACATTACGACTACATGGACGATTACGAAACGGCTCCGAACAGTTTAGAATTCATCAAGAGTATGGATAAGAGTCCCCCGATACCGGTTCCGGTTAGAAAGTCAAAGTTTGAGTCAGACTTTGGTGCGGCTCCAGATAGGCCAAAAAAACAGTTCAATGTGCAATCAAGCGAAGAAGATTATTTGACTCCGATATCTTTTGCTGAACAGAAAAACGTCAGAGGGACAGCTCCGGTTCTGCTGCCGCCGCCTCAAAGATCAGTTAAGAAGCAGAACATGGCACAAGTCACTGTTGCATCTTACTTAGAGACTAAACCCAATTTGACGACAAGTACCGCGACTGACAATCTGTCGTGTTCTTTAGAAGGATTGGACATTACTTTAAGTCAGCTTACGTTAAGTGGTTTGAACGAGTTGGCAACCAAATTGAATATTCCCACAAACCAGTTGAGCAACATGACCTTGGTCCAACTGACGAATTATTTATCCAATTTTATCAAATCTAAAACCTGTAATGACACATCATCGAACATTTACGTTGAAGCCAACAGTAATAATGAAATACCGACTTTCAATGCAGATTTTGCGGCGAACTTTAACAACTTGAACAGCAACACGGCCGTGTCAAAATCTGAATCCTACGACCGATACGCCGTGTTCCGCGAGTTGATGAAcgaagaaataaaacaaaccaaaATCGACACCGAGCCAGAAGAATTGAAAGAGGAAAAGGAAAATCCACCCAGTTCGGTGGACAGCAACATCAATAATATTTACACAACCATCGACAATACCGAACGGACAGATAAATACGCAGCTCTGAGGGAGATCGTCGAGAGCGAATTGAAATTGGGTGAGTCGGAGTTGAAGGATGCCAACAAAAACGAGAACGAGCAGAATATTTTGAACGAAGAAGCAAATGAAGATCATGACGAGACCAGTATAATTAATATCGAAAATAAATTGATCGATGAGAAAAGAGAAAAACCTGCTTCACCAACTTATAACTTGATCGAGTACAGTGCTCCTGTGGAGAGTAAGGATGCTAAAGCGACAAATCAGATTAAATCGCCTAAATCGCCGGTGAACAAAGTAACCAAGAGTCCAGTTCCAATAGCAATTACTGAGATCATGCAGAACAATGCTCGATTGAATTCTGGATCGCTGTCCGACGTCGTGAGTGGAAGTTCGCCAGAGGTGGACAACACCGGCAGCAACTCCGAGATGGGGAAGAAAATCGAAGATGCGGCAG CGGAGTCGGTGAAAGAAAAACAAGCGGTCCAGAGCGAGGAGGGGGTGTCGCCGTGGTCGAGCGATTCCAAAGAATTCGGTAATGGTTCGCCCCCCGAATGGAGACGCGGTGATTCGGGGAGCGGCGGTGACCAGTGGACGAAGAGACGCATCCGCAGGGAACAGGAGGGTTGGTGGGACACGTCCGCAGAACCTGAAA TGCAGTATTACCCGGCCAACCGCCGTTCCACCGACAGTTACGAAGAGGAATACTACGAATGTTACGAGAAACCCAGGCGTCGGAAACAGACGGGGTACGTGCACGGGGGGAAAGGAACCGGAGGACATTCGTCCAGTTCGAGGGATGTCAGTCCATGGGAGGAAGAACCGAGGCGGAGGGACGCCAGAGAACAGAGGACGGGGTGGATGAAGCATGCCAGGCAACATTCGTTCGAAAAACACAGAGACCGGAGGCATACGGACAGTTGGGACGAGGAAGATGACTACGA atacGAAGATGAACACGTTTCTCGATTTCATCGATCCGACCGCCAAAAATGGGAATTGGAAAGGGAGCGATACAATTTGGGCAACAGAGAACACGACGTGGACAGATGGGAAGACGAATGGGGTGATGAAAGAAGGCACAGACGCAGATGGGACGGAGAAAGAGATCGTTGGTGTTGCCCAGATTGGGACCAAAGCGAACACG atAAACCTCCCAATAGGTATGCGATCGGTCGATGGCCTAACATGGATGGCCCTCCGGGAATGTGGCGCGATCGCAAACACGACGAACGCTATTACAGTAGAGAGTCGCAAGAATCTCCTTGGGAGGATGATTATTCGAACGAGGCTGAAGAAATACCCTCTCCACATTATTTGACGGCCAAGAGAAACTGGAAAAGACCGAGTAGCGCTTCAGAAATGGATAGAAAAACTGGTGAAATCAAGTCGAGGCATTATTTACCAACAG GGGGGAGCGACGGCGAAAGAGATCGAAGATACAAACCGGGACGGAGGTCCAGAAGTAGGGACTCTCAATACTCGGAGCTCGCGCATCGCCACAAAACCGACACGGGCACGACATTACGAGGTCTTCACAGGAGCAAGCAGTATTCAAAACAGTTCGAGAATGACTTTGCCGACGCACCGTCGAAAAAACAGGTGGATAACACTAAGTTGGACCATAGCAATAAGAAAAGTGCGACTCTTGCCACAAGAAAAAAGACCAAAGACAGTCCAAAGGGTGAAGTGAACATCGTAAACACTTTCCCGCGGAAGGCGTCTCGCGCCAAGTCTTTATTTGAGAACGATTTTGTCCCGTCAGAGGACAGCCCGGTGGGGGTTCGAGTCGagggtaaatttaattttgaaaacgagTTCGAGACGTCGGAAGCCGAGTCGCCGACGATCGTGAGCAAAACGATTAAGGGACTGAGACAGCAGAGTATGTTCGAGAAGGCGCAGATGGACGGCGAGTCGAGGAAAGATGATTGTCGGCAGAGGTCGCTGAAAGAATTAAAACTATCGCCCCGATTGCAAAGCAAATCGAAATCTTTGTTCGAGGACGACTTTTCTCTGAGCGGAAAAACGGAGTCGCTACCCGAAGACAGCAGCATATCAAGCATCAAAGAAGAAGCAGACCCTAACGAAAAAGAGAGCACGTTTAACGcgaacaattttgaaaatgcaacGAATTCTCGGAAGAAAAAGATCAACAAACACAGACTCTCGAATAGCGTTCACTCTGATATTAACATAAAAAAGTCTGAatctgtaaatatttttgcccGAGAAAGCGATCCGTTtgatgatgatttttttagtGAAAATGTGTCTAGTAATCAAGAAGTGGAGCTCCCCGCACGAAGTTCTTCTAAGACAACTGATCTCAAGTGGACTGAcgattttgaagattttgatAATGAAGAAAAGAAATAG
- the Dab gene encoding protein disabled isoform X7 produces the protein MSTDDKNETTRFLGDGVSFKAKLIGILEVSEARGDRMCQEALSDLKMAIRAAGEHKQRITINIAIDGLRLRDEKTGDSLYHHPVHKISFIAQDMTDSRAFGYIFGSPDTGHRFFGIKTDKAASQVVIAMRDLFQVVFALKKKEIELAKQHLDKNRFTSSPLFSDPSVSTTKLQAVLQETSKNVTNDSKTSQSSEIKSGGTAVADLVDLELELSSLQQGLNQMERITPSDPFGSKDDPFGDSFTSYTKPILPPPPPSGRDRSNRTSESSNVFSPRTPHTVSSLDASCADPSLISSRETKNKKEVFAPDLSSSRQESNSNDWFNQSTTKNIFEEPTLVPEPTKDEKHEMTKQEILSQFDVFTELDPLGTGRSKPYIDKKHFFQELKNPPKKALNDLVSQAQQQEQSLLNRNLMQKIPKTNAQSNDFGTDPFGEDPFVTEDPFAETDFCKQDPFETEFASFKVKPFDMKSQAENLQIYQSNVTKSPKGSVIEKQLSLITSTTSPRTIPFTKQNTFDVQFDKFDSRRENKLLQLHENPSLDISSESECAPEPPPRPESTLLQIKPPPLPPKKLGNDLSVKPPPRPPHVEDSHYDYMDDYETAPNSLEFIKSMDKSPPIPVPVRKSKFESDFGAAPDRPKKQFNVQSSEEDYLTPISFAEQKNVRGTAPVLLPPPQRSVKKQNMAQVTVASYLETKPNLTTSTATDNLSCSLEGLDITLSQLTLSGLNELATKLNIPTNQLSNMTLVQLTNYLSNFIKSKTCNDTSSNIYVEANSNNEIPTFNADFAANFNNLNSNTAVSKSESYDRYAVFRELMNEEIKQTKIDTEPEELKEEKENPPSSVDSNINNIYTTIDNTERTDKYAALREIVESELKLGESELKDANKNENEQNILNEEANEDHDETSIINIENKLIDEKREKPASPTYNLIEYSAPVESKDAKATNQIKSPKSPVNKVTKSPVPIAITEIMQNNARLNSGSLSDVVSGSSPEVDNTGSNSEMGKKIEDAAGESWAIFDQSNIAAESVKEKQAVQSEEGVSPWSSDSKEFGNGSPPEWRRGDSGSGGDQWTKRRIRREQEGWWDTSAEPEMQYYPANRRSTDSYEEEYYECYEKPRRRKQTGYVHGGKGTGGHSSSSRDVSPWEEEPRRRDAREQRTGWMKHARQHSFEKHRDRRHTDSWDEEDDYEYEDEHVSRFHRSDRQKWELERERYNLGNREHDVDRWEDEWGDERRHRRRWDGERDRWCCPDWDQSEHDKPPNRYAIGRWPNMDGPPGMWRDRKHDERYYSRESQESPWEDDYSNEAEEIPSPHYLTAKRNWKRPSSASEMDRKTGEIKSRHYLPTGGSDGERDRRYKPGRRSRSRDSQYSELAHRHKTDTGTTLRGLHRSKQYSKQFENDFADAPSKKQVDNTKLDHSNKKSATLATRKKTKDSPKGEVNIVNTFPRKASRAKSLFENDFVPSEDSPVGVRVEGKFNFENEFETSEAESPTIVSKTIKGLRQQSMFEKAQMDGESRKDDCRQRSLKELKLSPRLQSKSKSLFEDDFSLSGKTESLPEDSSISSIKEEADPNEKESTFNANNFENATNSRKKKINKHRLSNSVHSDINIKKSESVNIFARESDPFDDDFFSENVSSNQEVELPARSSSKTTDLKWTDDFEDFDNEEKK, from the exons ATGTCAACAGACG ACAAAAATGAGACCACACGATTCTTGGGAGACGGAGTGAGTTTTAAGGCCAAGTTGATAGGAATTCTAGAAGTGTCCGAAGCAAGAGGTGATCGCATGTGCCAAGAAGCTCTCTCCGATTTAAAGATGGCAATTAGAGCTGCCGGAGAACATAAACAGAGAATAACAATTAATATTGCCATTGACGGTTTACGTTTAAGAGATGAGAAAACAGGC GATTCTCTGTATCACCATCCTGTACACAAAATATCTTTCATTGCTCAGGACATGACAGATTCAAGAGCTTTTGGTTATATATTCGGTTCTCCAGACACGGGCCAcagattttttggaattaaaacTGACAAAGCTGCTAGTCAA GTTGTTATCGCGATGAGAGATTTATTTCAAGTGGTGTTTGCTTTAAAGAAGAAGGAAATTGAGCTGGCCAAACAACATTTAGATAAAAATCGATTTACCAGTTCGCCATTATTTTCAGATCCATCAGTTTCCACTACAAAA TTGCAGGCTGTTTTGCAAGAAACTTcgaaaaatgtaacaaatgaCAGTAAAACTAGTCAGAGTTCCGAGATCAAATCGGGCGGTACTGCTGTGGCTGATTTGGTAGACCTCGAGTTAGAATTGAGTAGCTTGCAGCAAGGCCTTAATCAAATGGAAAGGATAACACCTTCCGATCCTTTTGGTTCTAAAGACGATCCTTTTGGCGACAGCTTTACTAGTTACACT AAACCGATTTTGCCACCTCCACCACCTTCAGGAAGAGACAGGTCAAACAGAACCTCAGAAAGTAGTAACGTTTTTAGTCCAAGAACCCCTCATACTGTGAGCAGTTTAGATGCAAGTTGTGCTGATCCCAGCCTGATCAGTTCGagagaaacaaaaaataaaaaggaggTTTTTGCCCCTGATCTCAGTAGTTCTCGCCAAGAATCAAACAGCAACGATTGGTTTAACCAGTCCAccacaaaaaacattttcgaaGAACCGACCTTAGTGCCTGAACCTACCAAAGATGAGAAGCATGAAATGACCAAACAAGAAATCTTATctcaatttgacgtttttacTGAATTAGATCCGCTCG GTACTGGTAGAAGTAAGCCATATATTGATAAGAAACATTTCTttcaagaattaaaaaatccaCCAAAAAAAGCACTCAATGATTTGGTGTCACAAGCTCAGCAACAGGAACAGAGTCTATTGAACAGGAATCTTATGCAAAAGATACCCAAAACGAACGCCCAATCGAACGATTTTGGTACCGATCCCTTCGGCGAAGATCCTTTCGTCACAGAAGACCCATTTGCAGAAACAGATTTCTGCAAGCAAGATCCCTTTGAAACGGAGTTTGCCAGTTTTAAAGTCAAACCTTTCGATATGAAAAGTCAAGccgaaaatttacaaatctatCAGTCCAACGTTACTAAATCGCCAAAAGGTTCCGTGATCGAGAAACAGTTGTCATTGATCACCAGTACCACGTCTCCCAGAACTATTCCTTTTACCAAACAAAATACGTTTGACGTGCAATTTGATaagttcgattccagaagagaaaataaattgttgcAACTTCACGAAAATCCCAGTTTAGACATATCGTCTGAATCGGAGTGCGCTCCAGAACCGCCCCCTAGACCTGAATCTACACTGCTACAAATAAAACCGCCACCTCTGCCCCCAAAGAAACTGGGAAACGATTTGTCTGTAAAGCCCCCTCCGAGACCACCCCACGTGGAAGATTCACATTACGACTACATGGACGATTACGAAACGGCTCCGAACAGTTTAGAATTCATCAAGAGTATGGATAAGAGTCCCCCGATACCGGTTCCGGTTAGAAAGTCAAAGTTTGAGTCAGACTTTGGTGCGGCTCCAGATAGGCCAAAAAAACAGTTCAATGTGCAATCAAGCGAAGAAGATTATTTGACTCCGATATCTTTTGCTGAACAGAAAAACGTCAGAGGGACAGCTCCGGTTCTGCTGCCGCCGCCTCAAAGATCAGTTAAGAAGCAGAACATGGCACAAGTCACTGTTGCATCTTACTTAGAGACTAAACCCAATTTGACGACAAGTACCGCGACTGACAATCTGTCGTGTTCTTTAGAAGGATTGGACATTACTTTAAGTCAGCTTACGTTAAGTGGTTTGAACGAGTTGGCAACCAAATTGAATATTCCCACAAACCAGTTGAGCAACATGACCTTGGTCCAACTGACGAATTATTTATCCAATTTTATCAAATCTAAAACCTGTAATGACACATCATCGAACATTTACGTTGAAGCCAACAGTAATAATGAAATACCGACTTTCAATGCAGATTTTGCGGCGAACTTTAACAACTTGAACAGCAACACGGCCGTGTCAAAATCTGAATCCTACGACCGATACGCCGTGTTCCGCGAGTTGATGAAcgaagaaataaaacaaaccaaaATCGACACCGAGCCAGAAGAATTGAAAGAGGAAAAGGAAAATCCACCCAGTTCGGTGGACAGCAACATCAATAATATTTACACAACCATCGACAATACCGAACGGACAGATAAATACGCAGCTCTGAGGGAGATCGTCGAGAGCGAATTGAAATTGGGTGAGTCGGAGTTGAAGGATGCCAACAAAAACGAGAACGAGCAGAATATTTTGAACGAAGAAGCAAATGAAGATCATGACGAGACCAGTATAATTAATATCGAAAATAAATTGATCGATGAGAAAAGAGAAAAACCTGCTTCACCAACTTATAACTTGATCGAGTACAGTGCTCCTGTGGAGAGTAAGGATGCTAAAGCGACAAATCAGATTAAATCGCCTAAATCGCCGGTGAACAAAGTAACCAAGAGTCCAGTTCCAATAGCAATTACTGAGATCATGCAGAACAATGCTCGATTGAATTCTGGATCGCTGTCCGACGTCGTGAGTGGAAGTTCGCCAGAGGTGGACAACACCGGCAGCAACTCCGAGATGGGGAAGAAAATCGAAGATGCGGCAG GTGAAAGTTGGGCAATCTTCGACCAAAGCAACATTGCAGCGGAGTCGGTGAAAGAAAAACAAGCGGTCCAGAGCGAGGAGGGGGTGTCGCCGTGGTCGAGCGATTCCAAAGAATTCGGTAATGGTTCGCCCCCCGAATGGAGACGCGGTGATTCGGGGAGCGGCGGTGACCAGTGGACGAAGAGACGCATCCGCAGGGAACAGGAGGGTTGGTGGGACACGTCCGCAGAACCTGAAA TGCAGTATTACCCGGCCAACCGCCGTTCCACCGACAGTTACGAAGAGGAATACTACGAATGTTACGAGAAACCCAGGCGTCGGAAACAGACGGGGTACGTGCACGGGGGGAAAGGAACCGGAGGACATTCGTCCAGTTCGAGGGATGTCAGTCCATGGGAGGAAGAACCGAGGCGGAGGGACGCCAGAGAACAGAGGACGGGGTGGATGAAGCATGCCAGGCAACATTCGTTCGAAAAACACAGAGACCGGAGGCATACGGACAGTTGGGACGAGGAAGATGACTACGA atacGAAGATGAACACGTTTCTCGATTTCATCGATCCGACCGCCAAAAATGGGAATTGGAAAGGGAGCGATACAATTTGGGCAACAGAGAACACGACGTGGACAGATGGGAAGACGAATGGGGTGATGAAAGAAGGCACAGACGCAGATGGGACGGAGAAAGAGATCGTTGGTGTTGCCCAGATTGGGACCAAAGCGAACACG atAAACCTCCCAATAGGTATGCGATCGGTCGATGGCCTAACATGGATGGCCCTCCGGGAATGTGGCGCGATCGCAAACACGACGAACGCTATTACAGTAGAGAGTCGCAAGAATCTCCTTGGGAGGATGATTATTCGAACGAGGCTGAAGAAATACCCTCTCCACATTATTTGACGGCCAAGAGAAACTGGAAAAGACCGAGTAGCGCTTCAGAAATGGATAGAAAAACTGGTGAAATCAAGTCGAGGCATTATTTACCAACAG GGGGGAGCGACGGCGAAAGAGATCGAAGATACAAACCGGGACGGAGGTCCAGAAGTAGGGACTCTCAATACTCGGAGCTCGCGCATCGCCACAAAACCGACACGGGCACGACATTACGAGGTCTTCACAGGAGCAAGCAGTATTCAAAACAGTTCGAGAATGACTTTGCCGACGCACCGTCGAAAAAACAGGTGGATAACACTAAGTTGGACCATAGCAATAAGAAAAGTGCGACTCTTGCCACAAGAAAAAAGACCAAAGACAGTCCAAAGGGTGAAGTGAACATCGTAAACACTTTCCCGCGGAAGGCGTCTCGCGCCAAGTCTTTATTTGAGAACGATTTTGTCCCGTCAGAGGACAGCCCGGTGGGGGTTCGAGTCGagggtaaatttaattttgaaaacgagTTCGAGACGTCGGAAGCCGAGTCGCCGACGATCGTGAGCAAAACGATTAAGGGACTGAGACAGCAGAGTATGTTCGAGAAGGCGCAGATGGACGGCGAGTCGAGGAAAGATGATTGTCGGCAGAGGTCGCTGAAAGAATTAAAACTATCGCCCCGATTGCAAAGCAAATCGAAATCTTTGTTCGAGGACGACTTTTCTCTGAGCGGAAAAACGGAGTCGCTACCCGAAGACAGCAGCATATCAAGCATCAAAGAAGAAGCAGACCCTAACGAAAAAGAGAGCACGTTTAACGcgaacaattttgaaaatgcaacGAATTCTCGGAAGAAAAAGATCAACAAACACAGACTCTCGAATAGCGTTCACTCTGATATTAACATAAAAAAGTCTGAatctgtaaatatttttgcccGAGAAAGCGATCCGTTtgatgatgatttttttagtGAAAATGTGTCTAGTAATCAAGAAGTGGAGCTCCCCGCACGAAGTTCTTCTAAGACAACTGATCTCAAGTGGACTGAcgattttgaagattttgatAATGAAGAAAAGAAATAG